A genome region from Alteripontixanthobacter maritimus includes the following:
- a CDS encoding zinc-ribbon domain-containing protein — MIIACPACTTRYVVPDDAVGVEGRTVRCAKCKHSWFQDGPELELRNEVGEHAARSDPATPPADQVTPPVPVDEAPASVSSVPAAPVRSQPAQAEPAVAAEPERNPEPPPAPVSQPSVVERASPAVSTERDDIDYGSQFDHAPPFRGRRNPLKIWTAAAAMFAALALGVVAAVSYWGLPEWVPVSRPTFAMEEPDLVLEFPPGQQDRRTLPNGTEFFGASGTVTNVGRTTQNVPAILIVLRDARDRIVYSWKVVPTKSRLAPGESLTVNEAVTDVPKSAKFAEIGWSPS, encoded by the coding sequence ATGATAATCGCCTGTCCCGCCTGCACCACGCGTTATGTCGTTCCCGATGACGCGGTCGGCGTGGAAGGGCGTACGGTCCGCTGCGCCAAATGCAAACATAGCTGGTTCCAGGATGGGCCGGAACTGGAGCTGCGGAATGAAGTAGGAGAGCACGCTGCGCGATCCGATCCGGCCACGCCGCCAGCCGATCAGGTCACGCCGCCAGTACCGGTCGACGAGGCGCCTGCTTCCGTATCATCCGTTCCTGCCGCCCCCGTCCGTTCCCAGCCTGCGCAGGCGGAACCTGCCGTGGCGGCCGAACCCGAGCGCAACCCCGAACCGCCGCCAGCGCCCGTTTCGCAACCCTCGGTCGTGGAACGCGCATCGCCTGCCGTTTCGACCGAGCGCGACGATATCGATTACGGGTCGCAATTCGATCATGCCCCGCCATTTCGCGGACGGCGCAATCCGCTTAAAATCTGGACTGCCGCAGCCGCCATGTTCGCGGCGCTGGCGTTAGGGGTAGTGGCGGCAGTGTCTTACTGGGGCCTGCCCGAATGGGTGCCGGTCAGCCGCCCGACCTTCGCCATGGAAGAGCCGGACCTGGTGCTGGAATTCCCGCCCGGCCAGCAGGACCGGCGCACGCTGCCCAATGGAACCGAATTCTTCGGGGCCAGCGGGACCGTCACCAATGTCGGGCGCACTACGCAAAACGTGCCGGCCATCCTGATCGTACTGCGCGATGCTCGCGACCGGATCGTCTATAGCTGGAAAGTGGTACCGACGAAGTCTCGCCTGGCACCGGGCGAAAGTTTGACCGTAAATGAGGCGGTGACAGACGTGCCGAAATCCGCGAAATTCGCCGAGATCGGCTGGAGCCCTAGCTGA
- the ftsE gene encoding cell division ATP-binding protein FtsE, whose protein sequence is MRNRTGVVSFDNVGLRYGTDREVLSDVSFNLHPGSFYFLTGASGAGKTSLLKLLYLAQRPSRGVIRMFGTDLVTLPRARLPAFRRRLGVVFQDFRLVPHLSAYDNVALPLRVSGVREAELAKPVSDMLEWVGLDHRSHARPETLSGGEQQRVAIARAVIGRPDMLVADEPTGNVDPDMALKLLRLFEALNRLGTTVVVATHDVHLLKKVPDSLIMRLDRGRLSDPTGALRYPPRRSGMEDT, encoded by the coding sequence ATGCGAAACCGGACGGGCGTGGTCAGCTTCGACAATGTCGGCCTACGCTACGGCACCGACCGCGAGGTGTTGAGCGATGTTTCGTTCAATCTCCATCCCGGCAGCTTCTATTTCCTCACCGGAGCAAGCGGCGCGGGCAAGACTTCGCTGCTCAAACTGCTTTACCTGGCGCAGCGTCCGTCGCGCGGCGTGATCCGGATGTTCGGCACCGATCTTGTCACTCTACCGCGCGCGCGCCTGCCCGCATTCCGGCGTCGGCTGGGCGTGGTGTTCCAGGATTTCCGGCTGGTCCCGCATCTGTCCGCCTATGACAATGTCGCATTGCCCTTGCGCGTTTCCGGTGTTCGGGAAGCCGAATTGGCAAAGCCCGTTTCCGATATGCTCGAATGGGTTGGACTGGATCATCGCAGCCATGCCCGCCCCGAAACGCTGTCGGGCGGCGAACAGCAACGCGTCGCCATTGCCCGCGCGGTGATCGGACGTCCCGATATGCTGGTTGCCGACGAACCCACCGGCAATGTCGATCCGGACATGGCGCTCAAACTGCTGCGCCTGTTCGAGGCGCTGAACCGGCTTGGCACTACGGTCGTCGTGGCGACTCACGATGTGCATTTGCTGAAAAAAGTACCCGATTCGCTCATAATGCGGCTCGATCGCGGGCGCCTGTCCGACCCGACGGGCGCGCTGCGCTATCCTCCGCGCCGCAGCGGGATGGAGGACACGTGA
- a CDS encoding recombinase family protein, which produces MKKAVSYVRTPASMQDASLSMTAQNDLILNFAVANEYGVVSSYVDNGSGPNLPERARMLKKIGLTDIDYILVASRSRLSRDALDLERLRDQCAAWNVEIVCCS; this is translated from the coding sequence ATGAAGAAGGCAGTTAGTTACGTCCGCACGCCGGCATCAATGCAGGACGCCTCGCTCAGCATGACGGCTCAGAACGACCTTATTTTGAATTTCGCCGTGGCCAACGAGTACGGCGTGGTTAGCTCATACGTTGATAATGGCTCTGGGCCCAATTTGCCAGAGCGTGCGCGCATGCTCAAGAAGATCGGGTTGACCGACATCGACTACATCCTAGTCGCCAGTCGATCGCGCCTTTCGCGTGACGCGTTAGATCTGGAACGCCTTCGTGATCAGTGCGCGGCGTGGAACGTTGAGATCGTTTGCTGCTCTTGA